The following proteins are co-located in the Myxococcus fulvus genome:
- a CDS encoding acyltransferase family protein, which produces MSECLEGRENNLDFLRFAAATGVIVSHAFPLGEGAAKAPEPLMDFTRGQLSLGLVCVAVFLIISGVLITRSWERRPDVRGYLLARTLRIFPGLAVSLLLTAFVLGAVFTTSPLAEYFSSKDTYTFILRNFTLVNPQWMLPGVFEGNVYPGAVNGSLWTLKYEVGFYLLVLGLGVTRLLRKELALVGWCVTAGLSLLHIGRLGFWPNLGLAFGGGLVLYLWRERVRMSPWIAMGCVLVLVATSLLGKGLSIAMGSCGAYLVVYLAFLPSRLASFGRYGDFSYGLYIYAFPVQQAVAALMNGATPWWWNAALAFLPTLLLAVLSWRLVEHPCIRLKSVKPHAEPRVQSRPV; this is translated from the coding sequence TTGAGTGAGTGTCTCGAAGGCCGGGAGAACAACCTGGACTTCCTGCGCTTCGCCGCGGCCACGGGCGTCATCGTCAGCCACGCGTTCCCGTTGGGCGAGGGCGCGGCGAAGGCTCCCGAGCCATTGATGGACTTCACGCGCGGACAGCTCTCGCTCGGGTTGGTCTGCGTGGCGGTGTTCCTGATCATCAGCGGCGTGCTCATCACGCGGAGCTGGGAGCGCAGGCCCGACGTTCGAGGCTACCTCCTGGCGCGCACGCTGCGAATCTTCCCCGGGCTCGCGGTGTCGCTGCTGCTGACCGCCTTCGTGCTCGGCGCCGTGTTCACCACGTCCCCGCTGGCGGAGTACTTCTCGTCGAAGGACACGTACACGTTCATCCTGCGCAACTTCACCCTGGTGAATCCGCAGTGGATGTTGCCCGGGGTGTTCGAGGGGAACGTGTACCCGGGAGCCGTCAATGGCTCGCTGTGGACGCTGAAGTACGAGGTGGGCTTCTACCTGCTCGTGCTGGGCCTGGGCGTCACGAGGCTCTTGCGCAAGGAATTGGCGCTGGTCGGGTGGTGTGTCACCGCGGGGTTGTCGCTGCTGCACATCGGACGGCTGGGATTCTGGCCGAACCTGGGGCTCGCCTTCGGAGGCGGGCTGGTGCTCTACCTCTGGCGCGAGCGCGTGAGGATGAGCCCTTGGATTGCGATGGGCTGTGTGCTGGTGCTCGTGGCCACGTCACTGCTGGGCAAGGGCCTGTCCATCGCCATGGGCTCGTGTGGCGCGTACCTGGTGGTCTACCTCGCGTTCCTCCCGAGCCGGCTCGCGAGCTTCGGGCGCTACGGGGACTTCTCGTACGGGCTCTACATCTACGCGTTCCCCGTGCAGCAAGCGGTGGCGGCGCTGATGAACGGCGCCACACCGTGGTGGTGGAACGCAGCCCTGGCGTTCCTCCCCACGCTCCTGCTCGCCGTCTTGTCCTGGCGACTCGTCGAGCACCCCTGCATCCGTCTCAAATCCGTGAAGCCCCACGCGGAGCCTCGGGTTCAATCCAGACCAGTCTGA
- a CDS encoding glycosyltransferase, with amino-acid sequence MSSPGVTVVIPTYNGARRVEAPLQALVEQQAPSGCFEVVVVDNNSSDSTARVVEESASVAELRRRGVDVRVVPEPRQGLLFARLCGIHNARREVICFLDDDNIPEPNFIADGLAHFEDAGVGMVVSRIYPRYETPPPPSISRREHLLAINHRMGDALIDFGAEATLAPTIGAGLWMRRSAILDAVPWRTPERLMPGRLGKLMVSGEDIELGYLLGKAGHRRIYGPTLKVWHVIPSTRFETRYFIRLIMGVVRSEKTLEARYLGRRMGALSRLKECARLVGAGLASPALALRGDSVREVLFVLASRWAQVQGPYAQLHESR; translated from the coding sequence ATGAGCTCGCCGGGCGTCACGGTGGTCATCCCCACGTACAACGGAGCCCGGCGCGTGGAGGCGCCGCTGCAGGCACTGGTCGAGCAGCAGGCGCCGAGCGGGTGCTTCGAGGTGGTGGTGGTGGACAACAACTCCTCGGACAGCACGGCGCGCGTGGTGGAGGAGAGCGCGTCCGTCGCGGAGCTGCGTCGCCGGGGCGTGGACGTGCGCGTGGTCCCCGAGCCTCGCCAGGGGTTGCTCTTCGCGCGCCTGTGCGGAATCCACAACGCGCGGCGCGAGGTCATCTGCTTCCTGGATGACGACAACATCCCCGAGCCGAACTTCATCGCCGACGGGCTTGCGCACTTCGAGGACGCGGGCGTCGGCATGGTGGTGTCGCGCATCTATCCCCGGTACGAGACGCCGCCTCCGCCGAGCATCTCCCGGCGCGAGCATCTGCTGGCCATCAACCACCGGATGGGGGATGCGCTCATCGACTTCGGAGCGGAGGCGACGCTCGCGCCGACGATTGGCGCGGGGCTGTGGATGCGCCGCTCGGCGATTCTGGACGCGGTCCCCTGGCGGACGCCGGAGCGACTCATGCCGGGCCGGCTGGGGAAGTTGATGGTGAGCGGCGAGGACATCGAGCTCGGGTACCTGCTGGGCAAGGCGGGCCACCGTCGCATCTACGGGCCCACGCTGAAGGTGTGGCACGTCATCCCGAGCACCCGCTTCGAGACGCGCTACTTCATCCGGCTCATCATGGGGGTGGTGCGCAGCGAGAAGACGCTCGAGGCGCGCTACCTGGGGCGACGCATGGGAGCGCTCTCCCGACTGAAGGAGTGCGCGCGGCTGGTGGGAGCGGGGCTCGCGAGCCCGGCGCTGGCGCTCCGGGGAGACTCGGTGCGCGAGGTGTTGTTCGTGCTGGCGAGTCGATGGGCGCAGGTGCAGGGCCCGTATGCGCAGCTGCACGAGTCGCGCTGA
- a CDS encoding FkbM family methyltransferase: MQRLRDHLTPLSQLRYLAWRALPLGREVTVKLRSGERLSLRPPPAEDLATAYEMFVAEVYRPPFSVRSDTTLRIVDVGANCGHSLLFWAKHYPRAHVVAFEPHPVHLAMLERNLALNSLTPRVSLHRAAAGVSAGEVGLLDAESASTIVDATQGRSLRVPLIDFFEAVGDEPIDLLKMDIEGGEYALLEDPRFARLKIRTLIMEWHRTRERPDGKVWCEQRLAALGYEVTQGIWSSEVNGLLWARPREAEARP; encoded by the coding sequence ATGCAACGACTGAGGGACCACCTGACGCCGCTGAGCCAGCTCCGGTATCTCGCCTGGCGGGCGCTGCCGCTGGGGCGTGAGGTGACGGTGAAGCTGCGCTCGGGGGAGAGGCTCTCCCTGCGGCCGCCGCCCGCCGAAGACCTGGCCACGGCGTACGAGATGTTCGTCGCGGAGGTCTATCGTCCCCCGTTCTCAGTGCGGTCGGACACCACGCTGCGCATCGTCGATGTCGGGGCGAACTGTGGGCACTCGCTGCTGTTCTGGGCGAAGCACTACCCGCGCGCGCACGTCGTCGCCTTCGAGCCGCACCCCGTTCATCTGGCGATGCTGGAGCGAAACCTGGCACTCAACTCGCTGACACCCCGAGTGTCCCTGCACCGCGCGGCGGCGGGCGTGAGCGCGGGCGAGGTGGGCCTGCTCGATGCGGAGAGCGCGTCCACCATCGTGGATGCGACGCAAGGGCGCTCGCTCCGCGTGCCGCTGATCGACTTCTTCGAGGCCGTCGGCGACGAGCCCATCGACCTGCTCAAGATGGACATCGAGGGCGGGGAGTACGCGCTGCTGGAGGACCCTCGGTTCGCGCGCCTGAAAATCCGCACGCTCATCATGGAGTGGCATCGGACGCGGGAGCGGCCGGACGGCAAGGTCTGGTGCGAGCAGCGGCTCGCGGCGCTGGGGTACGAAGTCACGCAAGGCATCTGGAGCAGCGAGGTGAACGGGCTGCTCTGGGCGCGTCCTCGTGAGGCCGAGGCGCGTCCATGA
- a CDS encoding acyltransferase family protein: MLASTRRMDGLDVLRAFAILGVLVFHAPAAVHDAVPYAVRFAFAHGWMGVDLFFVLSGYLVGRQVFATEEGPTLGVQLRTFWLKRWMRTLPLYFVVLALYALKPWLVGTPFVGGGWHYALFLQNFGHPRDFVQSWSLCVEEHFYLVLPLLAFALGGRRWPAWAWLGSVVLSVAARWLFSRGLPADVTMSSLDTLAPWSTELHLDGLGIGVFLAKTAPTWRSWSPRGRMMCGLAGVGVLALTVGHYGAIVTTTNHVWLFAGLAVGFGGVLVGLESLQLPRAPRWAVYQIALLSYGAYLWHGLVLRVVERLDLRLGAWGLDLLAYLALTLGVSWVTYVAVEKPCLKLRDWLLTRGALPPGVLSP; this comes from the coding sequence GTGCTCGCGTCCACGCGGCGCATGGATGGGCTGGATGTGCTGCGGGCCTTCGCCATCCTCGGCGTGCTGGTGTTCCATGCGCCCGCGGCGGTGCATGACGCCGTGCCGTACGCGGTGCGCTTCGCGTTCGCGCATGGGTGGATGGGCGTGGACCTGTTCTTCGTCCTCTCGGGCTACCTCGTGGGTCGGCAGGTCTTCGCCACGGAGGAAGGGCCCACGTTGGGCGTCCAGCTGCGCACCTTCTGGCTGAAGCGCTGGATGCGCACCCTGCCGCTGTACTTCGTGGTGCTGGCGCTCTACGCGCTCAAGCCGTGGCTGGTGGGCACACCCTTCGTTGGAGGCGGCTGGCACTACGCGCTGTTCCTCCAGAACTTCGGGCATCCGCGCGACTTCGTGCAGAGCTGGTCCTTGTGCGTGGAGGAGCACTTCTACCTGGTGCTGCCGCTGCTCGCGTTCGCGCTGGGTGGGCGACGCTGGCCCGCGTGGGCATGGCTGGGTTCGGTGGTGTTGAGCGTCGCGGCGCGCTGGCTCTTCTCGCGCGGCCTGCCGGCGGACGTCACGATGTCGAGCCTGGACACGCTCGCGCCCTGGTCCACCGAGCTGCACCTGGACGGGCTGGGCATCGGCGTCTTCCTGGCGAAGACCGCGCCCACATGGCGGAGCTGGTCGCCGCGTGGACGCATGATGTGTGGCCTAGCGGGCGTGGGCGTGCTGGCGCTGACGGTGGGGCACTACGGCGCCATCGTGACGACGACGAACCACGTCTGGCTGTTCGCCGGACTGGCGGTGGGCTTCGGCGGGGTGCTCGTGGGCCTCGAGTCGCTCCAGCTCCCCCGGGCTCCGCGCTGGGCCGTCTATCAAATCGCGCTGCTCTCCTATGGCGCGTATCTCTGGCACGGGCTCGTGCTGCGAGTGGTGGAGAGGCTGGACCTCCGCCTGGGCGCGTGGGGGCTGGACCTCCTCGCGTACCTCGCCCTGACGTTGGGCGTTTCGTGGGTGACCTACGTCGCGGTGGAGAAACCCTGCCTCAAGCTGCGAGACTGGCTGTTGACCCGAGGGGCGCTCCCGCCCGGCGTCTTGTCTCCGTAG